In one window of Nitrospira sp. DNA:
- a CDS encoding DUF3015 family protein — translation MKTSPSMKNLGLGLCVVAAGIMVGGCNTTKATVDTTVNFFSSTSPNGLFSADGMVLKEQKINLFAGVAYENLRQEAAAGGGQYVSALASLYEIPAGKQEDFGLVLQRKHADLFAAGLEEDRTAHLKMVSALNRELVAASLLP, via the coding sequence ATGAAGACGTCACCATCAATGAAAAACCTGGGATTGGGCCTATGTGTTGTGGCCGCCGGCATCATGGTCGGGGGCTGTAACACAACGAAAGCTACGGTCGACACGACCGTCAATTTCTTCTCCAGCACGAGCCCCAATGGGCTCTTTTCAGCGGACGGCATGGTGCTAAAAGAGCAGAAGATCAATCTCTTTGCAGGGGTCGCGTATGAGAACCTCCGTCAGGAGGCTGCGGCTGGTGGGGGCCAGTACGTGAGTGCCTTGGCCTCGCTGTATGAAATCCCGGCCGGCAAACAAGAGGATTTTGGCCTGGTGTTGCAACGCAAGCACGCCGACTTATTTGCGGCGGGATTGGAAGAAGATCGCACGGCGCATCTGAAGATGGTCAGCGCGCTGAATCGTGAGCTGGTGGCAGCATCGCTACTACCATAA
- a CDS encoding ATP-binding protein, with product MPPKKKQTTTGTVSSTDDAAEFEKLGAFYLGRPYDLAAKQAKPGWLLYDSKDLVTHAVCVGMTGSGKTGLCVGLLEEAAIDGIPAIVIDPKGDLANLLLTFPQLRGEDFAPWINEDDARKKGLSAADFAAQQATLWQKGLGDWGQSGERIKKLRDAADFAVYTPGSNAGLPVSILKSFAAPSAELLDDAELLRERIGTTVTSLLGLIGVEADPIKSREHILLSSILDSAWRAGRDLDLPGLIHQIQTPPMTKVGVLDVESFFPSKERFALAMQLNNLLAAPGFAAWMEGEALDVGRMLYGPSGKPRIAIFSIAHLNDAERMFFVSLLLNQTLGWVRGQSGTTSLRAILYMDEIFGYFPPVANPPSKAPLLTLLKQARAFGLGVVLATQNPVDLDYKGLANTGTWFIGRLQTERDKARVMEGLEGAAASSGKKFDRQQMEQILAGLGNRVFLLNNVHEDAPEVFQTRWTLSYLRGPLTRTQIKQLMDPVKRERPAETGQSAGTPVASTPAHGTPHAQRPMLPPEVPQYFVPLRGRRPEGHALVYQPMVLGVAQVRVVDNKAAVDVTEPLTLLTPLTEGAVPVEWDHAAIVDLTVADLERDPAGEAHFATLPAAAGKAKQYDGWKTDLSGWLFRTQKVELFRSPSTKALSMPGEPERDFRVRLQQAGREQRDQQSEVLRKKYSPKIAALQDRIRRAEQMVERQQAESRSSQIQAAISVGATILGAFLGRKTISAGNIGKATTAIRGAGRAMKESKDVSQAEDNVAALQQQLAALEAEFKAEADALAAATDPLTEKLETLSLKPSKSNISIKLVALAWVPHWRAADGTSLPAWS from the coding sequence ATGCCGCCGAAGAAAAAACAGACCACGACCGGTACCGTCTCATCGACGGACGACGCAGCCGAGTTCGAAAAGCTCGGCGCGTTTTATCTCGGGCGGCCTTATGATCTCGCCGCCAAACAGGCCAAGCCTGGCTGGCTGCTCTACGATTCGAAGGATCTGGTCACTCACGCGGTCTGCGTCGGTATGACAGGAAGCGGCAAGACCGGTCTCTGTGTCGGTTTACTGGAAGAAGCGGCCATCGACGGCATCCCGGCCATCGTCATTGATCCGAAGGGCGATCTGGCCAATCTCCTGCTCACCTTTCCTCAGCTTCGCGGCGAAGATTTCGCGCCGTGGATTAATGAAGACGACGCCCGCAAGAAGGGCCTGTCCGCCGCCGACTTCGCCGCGCAGCAGGCGACCCTGTGGCAGAAGGGGCTTGGCGACTGGGGTCAGAGCGGCGAGCGTATCAAAAAGTTGCGTGATGCGGCGGACTTCGCGGTGTACACACCGGGAAGCAACGCCGGTCTTCCGGTGTCGATTCTGAAATCCTTCGCCGCTCCGTCGGCAGAATTACTCGACGATGCCGAACTCCTCCGCGAGCGCATCGGCACGACCGTCACCAGCCTGTTGGGCCTGATCGGCGTCGAGGCCGATCCGATCAAGAGCCGCGAGCACATTCTGCTCTCGTCGATTCTCGACAGCGCCTGGCGAGCGGGACGGGATCTCGATCTGCCCGGGCTCATTCATCAGATCCAAACGCCTCCCATGACGAAGGTGGGTGTGCTCGATGTGGAGTCGTTCTTCCCCTCGAAGGAACGGTTCGCCCTGGCCATGCAGCTGAACAATCTGCTGGCCGCGCCGGGTTTCGCCGCATGGATGGAAGGGGAGGCGTTGGATGTCGGGCGTATGCTCTACGGCCCCTCGGGCAAACCCCGCATCGCCATTTTTTCGATCGCCCATTTGAACGATGCCGAGCGCATGTTCTTTGTGTCCCTGCTTCTGAACCAGACGTTGGGGTGGGTCCGCGGCCAATCCGGCACCACGAGCCTGCGGGCTATTCTCTATATGGATGAGATTTTCGGCTACTTCCCGCCGGTCGCCAACCCGCCGTCCAAAGCTCCCTTGCTCACCTTGCTGAAGCAGGCGCGCGCCTTTGGATTGGGAGTGGTGCTGGCCACGCAGAACCCGGTCGATCTGGACTACAAAGGCCTGGCCAACACCGGCACCTGGTTCATCGGTCGGCTGCAGACGGAGCGCGACAAGGCGCGCGTGATGGAGGGGTTGGAGGGCGCGGCTGCCAGCAGCGGCAAGAAATTCGATCGCCAACAAATGGAGCAAATTCTTGCCGGGCTCGGGAATCGAGTGTTCCTGCTGAATAACGTGCACGAAGATGCGCCGGAAGTTTTCCAGACCCGATGGACGCTGTCCTATCTGCGCGGGCCGCTCACGCGGACACAAATCAAACAATTGATGGATCCCGTTAAGCGGGAGAGACCAGCCGAAACGGGCCAGTCGGCAGGCACACCCGTGGCATCGACGCCTGCCCATGGGACGCCCCATGCGCAACGCCCCATGTTGCCGCCGGAGGTGCCGCAATACTTTGTGCCGCTACGGGGACGCCGGCCGGAGGGGCACGCACTCGTCTATCAACCGATGGTCTTGGGGGTGGCACAGGTGCGGGTGGTGGACAACAAGGCTGCGGTCGATGTGACCGAACCCCTCACCCTACTGACTCCGCTGACCGAGGGTGCCGTGCCGGTAGAGTGGGATCATGCGGCGATCGTGGATCTGACCGTCGCGGACTTGGAGCGCGATCCTGCAGGCGAGGCTCACTTCGCCACGCTTCCGGCCGCCGCCGGCAAGGCTAAGCAGTATGACGGTTGGAAGACCGACTTGTCGGGCTGGTTATTCCGGACGCAAAAAGTTGAGCTATTCCGTAGTCCGAGCACGAAGGCGCTGTCGATGCCAGGGGAGCCGGAGCGTGACTTTCGTGTGCGGCTGCAACAGGCGGGGCGGGAGCAGCGCGACCAACAGAGTGAGGTATTGCGGAAGAAGTATTCACCCAAGATCGCCGCATTGCAGGATCGTATCCGGCGCGCGGAGCAGATGGTGGAACGGCAGCAGGCCGAGTCCCGCAGCAGTCAGATCCAGGCGGCCATTTCGGTCGGCGCCACGATCCTGGGGGCGTTTCTCGGGCGGAAAACGATCAGCGCCGGCAATATCGGCAAGGCGACGACGGCGATCCGCGGCGCCGGCCGGGCGATGAAAGAATCGAAAGACGTGAGTCAGGCGGAAGACAACGTGGCGGCGCTGCAGCAACAGCTGGCGGCGCTCGAGGCCGAGTTCAAAGCGGAAGCCGATGCCCTGGCGGCGGCGACCGATCCGCTCACGGAAAAATTGGAAACCCTGTCGTTGAAACCTAGCAAATCGAACATCTCGATCAAGCTCGTGGCACTCGCCTGGGTGCCCCATTGGCGCGCGGCCGATGGAACGTCACTCCCTGCCTGGTCATAG